The Zalophus californianus isolate mZalCal1 chromosome 7, mZalCal1.pri.v2, whole genome shotgun sequence genome includes a region encoding these proteins:
- the SOX4 gene encoding transcription factor SOX-4: protein MVQQTNNAENTEALLAGESSDSGAGLELGIASSPTPGSTASTGGKADDPSWCKTPSGHIKRPMNAFMVWSQIERRKIMEQSPDMHNAEISKRLGKRWKLLKDSDKIPFIREAERLRLKHMADYPDYKYRPRKKVKSGNANSGSSAAASSKPGEKGDKVGGGGSHGGGGGGGSGNAGGGGGGASGGGANSKPAQKKSCGSKVAGGAGGGVSKPHAKLILAGGGGKAAAAGASSSFAAEQAGAAALLPLGAAAADHHSLYKARTPSAAASASTAASASAGLAAPGKHLADKKVKRVYLFGGLGASSSPVGGVGAGADPSDPLGLYEEGGAGCSPDGPSLSGRSSAASSPAAGRSPADHRSYASLRAASPAPSSAPSHASSSASSHSSSSSSSGSSSSDDEFEDDLLDLNPSSNFESMSLGSFSSSSALDRDLDFNFEPGSGSHFEFPDYCTPEVSEMISGDWLESSISNLVFTY, encoded by the coding sequence ATGGTGCAGCAAACCAACAACGCCGAGAACACGGAAGCGCTGCTGGCCGGCGAGAGCTCGGACTCGGGCGCCGGCCTCGAGCTGGGCATCGCCTCCTCCCCCACGCCCGGCTCCACCGCCTCCACGGGCGGCAAGGCCGACGACCCGAGCTGGTGCAAGACGCCGAGCGGGCACATCAAGCGGCCCATGAACGCCTTCATGGTGTGGTCGCAGATCGAGCGGCGCAAGATCATGGAGCAGTCGCCCGACATGCACAACGCCGAGATCTCCAAGCGGCTGGGCAAACGCTGGAAACTGCTCAAAGACAGCGACAAGATCCCTTTCATTCGGGAGGCGGAGCGGCTGCGCCTCAAGCACATGGCTGACTACCCCGACTACAAGTACCGGCCCAGGAAGAAGGTGAAGTCCGGCAACGCCAACTCCGGCTCCTCGGCCGCCGCCTCCTCCAAGCCGGGGGAGAAGGGAGACAAGGTCGGTGGCGGGGGCAGCCATgggggcggcggcggtggcgggaGCGGCAACGCGgggggaggaggcggcggcgcgAGTGGCGGCGGCGCCAACTCCAAACCCGCGCAGAAAAAGAGCTGCGGCTCCAAAGTggcgggcggcgcgggcggcggggtCAGCAAACCGCACGCCAAGCTCATCCTGGCGGGCGGCGGCGGGAAGGCGGCGGCCGCGGGCGCCTCCTCCTCCTTCGCGGCCGAGCAGGCGGGGGCCGCGGCCCTGCTGCCCctgggcgccgccgccgccgaccACCACTCGCTGTACAAGGCGCGGACTCCCAGCGCGGCGGCCTCGGCCTCCACGGCCGCCTCCGCCTCGGCCGGCCTCGCGGCCCCGGGCAAGCACCTGGCCGACAAGAAGGTGAAGCGCGTTTACCTGTTCGGCGGCCTGGGCGCCTCCTCTTCGCCCGTGGGCGGCGTGGGCGCGGGCGCCGACCCCAGCGACCCCCTGGGCCTGTACGAGGAGGGGGGCGCGGGCTGTTCGCCCGACGGGCCGAGCCTGAGCGGCCGCAGCAGCGCCGCCTCGTCGCCGGCCGCCGGCCGCTCGCCAGCGGACCACCGCAGCTACGCCAGCCTGCGCGCCGCCTCGCCCGCGCCGTCCAGCGCGCCCTCGCACGCGTCCTCGTCGGCCTCGTCCCACTCGTCCTCGTCCTCGTCGTCGGGCTCCTCGTCCTCCGACGACGAGTTCGAAGACGACCTGCTCGACCTGAACCCCAGCTCAAACTTTGAGAGCATGTCCCTGGGCAGTTTCAGCTCGTCGTCGGCGCTGGACCGGGACCTGGATTTTAACTTCGAGCCCGGCTCCGGCTCGCACTTCGAGTTCCCGGACTACTGCACGCCCGAGGTGAGCGAGATGATCTCGGGAGACTGGCTCGAGTCCAGCATCTCCAACCTGGTCTTCACCTACTGA